The Sulfurospirillum sp. UCH001 genome segment TGGTTGGTCAAGTCATAACAAATACTCTCTCCTAGGGGCAATGCGAGCAGGAGCGCAAGTTATCAGTTATGAAGCGGCAATGGGGCTTTCATTGGTTTCTGTACTTATTACCTATGGCTCCATTCACTTAGGCGACATCGTGACATATCAGGGGCAACTGCTCTTTGGATTTATTCCTGCGTGGGGTATTATCATTCAGCCTATCGCTGCACTCATTTTTATTATTACGGCATTTGCTGAGGCTAACCGTACACCATTTGATTTGGCTGAAGGCGAGAGTGAAATCGTAGGTGGTTTTCATACTGAATATAGCGCTATGCGATTTGGACTCTTTTTCGTGGGCGAATATGTTGCGATGAGCGCATCAAGCGCATTGATCGTGACACTTTTCTTAGGTGGGTATCATCTGCCGTATCTCAATACCCAAACCTTACAATCGTATATGCCTTTTATTTTAATGTGTATTATGGTTGCTCTTCCTCTTGGAAGCTGGTCTGCAATGCGCTGGATTAAAAAACATAATAGGTGGCATAAAGCGGGTGATGTCAGAAACCATGAGAGTGCTTTTTTACAAAAAGGCTTAATTGGCATCAATGTTCTTGTTATAGCAGGGCTTGGCTTCCTTCTGTTTTCAGGTCTTAGTGAAACATCTACTAACGTTGCGACAGCAATCATTCAAATCACTACATTTGCATTAAAACTACTTTTTATGAACTTTATTTTTGTGTGGGTACGTTGGACATTGCCTCGTTTTCGTTATGATCAACTGCAAATGCTCGGTTGGAAAGTTTTGATGCCTTTAGCACTGGCAAATATCTTTATCAGCGCAATTATCGTTGTGGTTAGGGGGATGTAAATGGGCATTAAAATCGTTCCACGCCATGGTGGTACCCTCAAAGAAAAACTTTATTTACCTGCCATTTTTGGCGGTATGAAAACCACACTTTCTCATCTGTTTACCAATCTTGGAGATACACCAGACATTAAAACCATCAATTACCCAGAAGAGATGCCTCATGACATTAATGAACGCTACCGTGGGGTGCATCGTCTGACCAAACGGGAAGATGGCAGTGTACGATGCGTGGCCTGTTTTATGTGTGCTACCGCGTGTCCTGCTGAGTGCATTTTTATTGAAGCGGAAGAGAGAAGTGATGGGGTCGATGAAAAGATGCCAAAACGTTTTGATATCGACCTTTTAGAATGTGTCTTTTGTGGTGGATGTGTCGAGGCGTGCCCGTGCGATGCCATTCGTATGGATAGCGGAATTTTTAGTTTCATTGGTAAAAAACGAGAAGATTTTGTGTTAAATAAAGAGCAACTTTTAGCGCATGAGGAGAAAAAAGCATGATAGATATACTCTTTTTGTTGCTCAGCTTTTTTGCCATTTTAGGCGCTGTGGGTATGGTCAGTTTTCATCAGCCTGTGCACAGTGCGCTTAGTCTTATTTTAACTATTATCGCTCTTGCGGGGCTTTTTGCCCTTTTAAGCGCTTCGTTTTTATTTATGGTGCAGATCATCATCTACGCAGGTGCGATTTTGACACTTTTTATTTTTATCATTATGTTCCTCAATGTCAAAGAGGCAAACCTGCCGAAAGAGCCCAATAAAAATATTACGCTTTTTCTAGGCTCCATTGCTCTTTTACCTATCAATTTTTTGATTTTGCGTGCCTTTTATAAAATGCCACTCTTAACAGAGCCATTGGAGCACGATTTTGGTAAGATCAAACCATTAGGTATGGAGCTTTTCACACAATGGCTACTTCCCTTTGAGTTGATTTCAATTTTACTGCTTGTTGCCCTCATCGGTGCAGTTGTATTTGGACGAAAGGAAGAAGCATGATCGCTAACTCTCTTTTTATGTATATCACTGTTGCGATGATTCTTTTTTCTATTGGCCTGTTAGGTGTCATTAGCCGTAAAAATATCTTTGTGATTTATATGTCAATTGAGCTGATGCTCAATGCGATTAATCTTATTTTTATCGCCCTAAGTAACTACCATCACGATATGGGTGGGCAAGTACTTGCTATGTTTGTCATTGCGATTGCCGCGGCAGAAGCAGGAGTCTTTTTATCGCTCATTATTGTCTTGTATCGTCGTAAAAAAACGCTTGATTCGGATATCTTTAGAACCCTTTCTCAAAAGGAGGCAGTATGAGTGTCATTCTTGCATTCATTGTTCTTGCTCCTTTACTTTCTTCTGTCCTCATTGGGCTTTTGTATATGTTCTCCATTACAAAAAAACCTTTACGAAAACGATGGTTCACTATTCCCGCACTTTTCGCACCGTTTATTAGTTTTGTGCTAGGGCTCAGTGGCTTTTTGTACGTTGCAAAATACGATATACCGCTTCATTTTCAGCCCTATTTGTGGCTTGGCGTGGGCGAGTACAAAATCTATATGGGTTTTTTAGGCGATAAACTCTCTTTGTTTATGGTGCTCTTTATCACCTTTGTGGGCTGGCTCATTCACCTTTATGCGACGTCTTATATGAGCGAAGATAAGGGCTATGGAAAGTTCTTTTTTTATTTCAATCTGTTCCTAAGCTCGATGCTTTTGCTCGTGCTCGCAGATGGACCTTTGATTATGTTTATTGGTTGGGAAGGAGTAGGACTTTGTTCGTACCTGCTCATTAGTTTTTATTTTCAAGACAATGCCAATGTCGTTGCAGGCAATAAAGCGTTTATCGTCAACCGTGTGGGTGATCTTGGCTTTTTAATCGGACTTGCGATTCTATTTTTTTACTGCTCTGATACAGGCTTTAGTTATGCAACCATTGCTGCTAAGATCAGCACCATGCCACTTTGGCTTATGGAGCTTGTAGGCATTGCGCTCTTTATCGGCGCGATGGGAAAATCGGCTCAGATACCTCTGTATGTGTGGCTACCTGATGCAATGGCAGGACCAACCCCTGTTTCAGCACTGATTCATGCAGCAACGATGGTGACAGCCGGTGTTTACATGGTCGCTCGTTTTGCTTTCTTGTACGAACTTATCCCCACTATTGGGCTTTTTATCGCGTATATTGGTGCGTTTAGTGCATTGTTCGCTGCTATCATCGCTACAAAGCAAAGTGATATTAAAAAGATTTTAGCCTATTCAACAATGTCTCAACTAGGGTATATGTTTATCGCCGTTGGTTTGGGTGCTTACAGTAGTGCGCTTTTTCATGTCTTTACGCACGCCTTTTTTAAAGCTCTTCTTTTTATGGGTGCAGGTGCAGTAATCGTCGCATTACACCATGAGCAAAATATCTTCAAGATGGGCAAAATGCGTCATGTTACTCCTGTGGTCTATATGAGTATGCTGATCGCTACGTTAGCGATTAGCGGTATTCCTCCTTTTGCGGGGTTTTTCAGTAAAGATGAGATTTTATTGGTTGCATTTAATAGTGGTGAGTACCTTATTTGGGGCATTGCTGTGTGCAGTGCGGTCCTCACGGCATACTATATGTTCAGACTCTTTTTTGTGGTCTTTGAGGGCAAAAACGCCAAACATACCCACCATCCTCATGATGTCTCGTGGGTGATGAAAGCACCTTTGGTTGTTTTGTCATTTGGTTCGCTTCTTGCAGGTTTTGTAGGCTTACCTTCGCTTTTAGGTGGAAGTCATCTCATCGGTACTTGGTTAGGAGAATGGGGCATGAGGGCAATGCATGTTAGCCATGAAACTGAGTGGTGGTTACTCGCACTTAATGTTGCTATCTCACTGTTGGGTATTGGTATTGCCTATAAAAAATTTAGTGCGTATGACTTTTCAAAACATCAAGAAGTGACAAAAGGTGTTGTCTATAACAAATTCTATGTGGACGAAGTCTATGACTTTTTATTTGTACGTTCTATTAAAAAACTGAGTGAATTTTTTGCAGTAAATTTGGATGTGAATATTGTTGATCGCTTTATTATGGGACTGAGTTATGGGGTTATTAAACTAGGGCATCTTGTTGCTCTTGTGCAAAATGCGCATGTACGGCTTTATGCACTTATTATGATGTTGGGCATTAGTGCGGCATCATGCTATTTGATTTATGTATTAGGGTAGAACATGAGTATAGGTATTCTTTCCATCATTATCTTTTTACCGATGATTAGCGCTTTTTTGCTGATGATTATTCCTCTTTCTTCTCGTCCAACTCGTAATATTGCATTTGGTGTTTCTCTTGTTATTTTTGCACTTGCTCTTTATATCTACGCCCATTTTGAACTGACAGGGACACTGCAATTTAAAGAATTTTATCCGTGGATTAAGAGTTATGGGATTTCCTACAGTTTGGGTATTGATGGTTTTTCACTCATTATTTTGATGCTTATTGCAACACTCATTCCTAGTGCGTACCTGCTTCTTTGGAATAATGCACGCTCTAAAAGTTACTGGATCAATATGCTCTTCATTCAATCAGGAATCAGTGGTACACTCTTTTCACTTGATCTCTTTTTGTTTTACTTTTTTTGGGAAGCGATGTTGTTGCCTGTTTTTATGATAATCGGTCTTTTTGGCTCGGGCAATCGCGTCTTTTCTACACTTAAGATTACGATTTATACTATTATGGGTTCACTCTTTATGTTCGTGAGTATCCTTTATTTGGGCGTTGCACACTACTATGAATTTGGCATGTGGAGTTTTGCACTTTCAGATTTAATAAACATCACTACAATTGCACGTGAACACAAAATCTTGCTTTTCTTTGGGTTTATGCTTGCATTTGCTATCAAAATTCCACTTTTTCCATTTCACTCTTGGTTGCTTCAAACCTACTCTAACTCTCCAACGGGTGGTGTTTTCTTGCTTTCATCCATCATGGCAAAGTTGGGTGTCTATGCGCTTGTTCGCTTTATGATTCCTCTTTTCCCAGACCTTTTTGTAGAATTTTCCGCTTATTTTGTAGCGTTAGGGATTTTTGGATTGGTCTATTTTGGTATTGCTGCAATTTGTCAAATGAATATTAAAAAGATGTTTGCTTACTCTTCCGCTTCACATTTAGGACTTATCACTGCGGGTGTTTTTGCTTTGAATGTTCAAGGTATGATGGGAAGCTCTTTTTTAATCGTTGCACATGCTATCGCGACTGGCGGACTCTTTTTGCTAGTGGGTGTGATGGAGCGACATCTTGGCATTCGCTCGTTAAGTGCACTCGGAGGCATTGCCACTAAAGCACCGTGGTTTACACTCTATTTTGCCATTATGCTCTTTTGTACCGTAGGTATCCCTGGAACCAATGGGTTTGTCGCAGAACTTTTAATCGTACTGGGAATTTTCCACTATAACCCTTATCTTGGTGTGTTGTCGGCTCTTACAGTGCTTGTGGCGGCTAGCTATATGTTCTGGGTTTTTCAAAAAGCTGTTTTAGTTAAAAGTGATAACGATGTTTCACAAATGAAAGATTTAAGTGCACATGAGATCATAGGACTCTTCCCACTTGCCTTTTTGATTTTAGCGATGGGTGTTTACCCCGATCTGTTTTTATATAAAATCGAGCCTACGTTGCAGTACTATCTGCTCGACATTTTACATGTAGGAGTTCAGTGATGCAATGGGTACAACTAGGCTATCTTTTGCCACTCATCATTGTCGGTGCTGGAGCGATCCTCTTAATGCTTCTTTCTCCATTGGAAAAGATAACGATGGAGCGTTTTTCGCTCTTTACATCTCTTATCTTACTATTGGCATTGGGAGCTGATTTTTACTATTTTGGAAAGCTTTTTACGGCCTTTCCAATGCAAGAAATTTTCTCTAAAATGTTGATTGTTGACAGTTATTCGGTCTATTTTGATGCCATCATTTTAAGTGGTGCTTTGGTTACTGCGCTAATTGGAACACACTATTTTCAAGATAAACGCCATTTCAAAAAAGAGTTCTTCTCTCTTTTTCTTTTCTCTGTATTTGGCATGATGTTTTTAGTTCATGCCAATGAGCTTTTAACGGCATTCATCGCTCTAGAAATAGCATCATTAGCACTTTACGTGATGATAGGTTTTCAAAAGATTCATGATAAACGTGTGGAAGCGAGTTACCAGTACTTAGTGCTTGGCTCGATCTCCGGAGCATTTTTTCTTTTGGGCTCTGCATTTATTTATGCGGGACTTGGTACGACCATCTTGGGCGATATGGGCAAAACACTGGATCTTTTGATAGGAAAGGACGTTTCACTCATCATCATTGGTAGTACATTTGTTCTGGTGACCTTCTTGTTTAAAATCTCAGCATTTCCTTTTCAAAACTGGACGATCGATGTATATGATGGCTCACCACTTCCTGTAACGGCATTTATGGCGGCAACGTTTAAAGTAGCTATTTTTGGGTTTGTGCTTCGTTTGATGCTCATCGACCTTGACCCAATTCGTGACATTTGGGACACTCTGTTCATTGTTGTTATTCTTGCGACACTTTTATATGGAACTTTTTTAGCGATTATCCAAGAGAGTTTAAAACGAATGCTCGCTGCTTCAAGTATTGTGCATACGGGTTATTTATTGATCGCATTTGTTTCCATTGGTTATGCAGGAGAGAGTGCTTCTTCTTCCATCATCTACTACTTAGTAGCCTACTTTCTCTCAGCAATGGGGGCATTTGGACTTATTTCGTATATTGCTGCCGATGAGCATATTCGTGTAAAGTATGAGGATTTTAGGGGATTTGCACATGTGCATCCTTATATGGCGGCGATGCTGAGCATCTTTATGCTCTCCTTAGCAGGCATACCAAGTACTATCGGCTTTGTCGGTAAGTTTTACATCTTCACAGGTGCGATTGAAGCGGGTTATACCTTCTTAGCAGTGTGCGGCATCATCGCAACGTTTATCTCTATTTACTACTACTTTAAGCTTATTGCACTGATGTACTTTTACCCTGCGTGTGAGTCGGAGTGGGATCACGTACCAAGTCTAAAAGGCATTACTCCAATTACGATTGGATTTATTGCAATCGCCATTATTTGGGGTGGTATTGGTAATACCTTTATCGCTTACTTCCCAGGCGTTGACTTCTTAATAGAGAGTGCGAGACTTTCGTATATGTCGTTGTTTATCAAATAGCCTTTATACCAAAGGCTATTTAAGTAACGCTTCAAATTCTTCAGGAAATTTCTTCAAATAACTCTGCGCGATAAAAGCCACAGAAGGTGCAAAAACGCAGATGGTTTTACCATTGAGCATATCGCAGGCATCAAGGATGGTTTGGTAGTCTTCTTTATTTCCTCTGCCTGCTAAAATCTTAGCTAAGATATGATCAACCCAGCCTGTACCTTCCCGACATGGGGTACATTGACCGCAAGATTCATGGTGGTAAAACTCAAAGAGGTTTTTCATCACTTCGGGAATAGAAACAGTTTCATCCATGACGATCATACCACCCGTTCCAAGGGCGGAACCATGTGCTTTGAGGCTTTCGTAGTCCAGTGTGATATCTTCGATCTCATCAGCTCTTAGTATTTGCACCGATGAACCACCGGGAATAATGGCTTTGAGTTTTTTGCCATCTTTAATACCGCCGCAAAGGTCGTAAATAACCTCTTTCATAGACGTTCCATAAGGCAGTTCATAAACTCCTGGTTGCTCCACATGCCCACTGATACCAAAAAGCATCGTACCAGGAGACTCTTTCGTACCATACATTTGGTAAGCGCCATACCCTTCATTGATGATGTAAGGAACACTGGCGATGGTCTCAACATTGTTCACCACCGTTGGATTACCAAAAAACCACTCAGGCTCTTTGCCTTTAGGCTTCAGTCTTGGATGCCCTCGTTTGCCCTCTAAAGATTCTAAAAGAGCGGTTTTCTCACCGCAGATGTACGCACCTGCTCCTTTGTGAACGGTGATATCTAAAGCATACTCATGTCCTAAAATACTTTTCCCTAAAATGCCTGCTGCATAAGCTTCATCAATAGCATGTTGCAAACGGTTCATCCAAAAGACATACTCACCGCGAATGTAGACATACGCATGGTGCGCGCCAATGGCGTAGGAAGAACAGATGATACCCTCAATGAGTAAATGCGGGTCAAACTCCAAAATCTGACGGTCTTTAAAGGTTCCTGGTTCTCCCTCATCGGCATTGATAACAAGGTAAACAGGTTTAGTGTTGTTTTTAGGGATAAGTCGCCACTTCTCTCCTGTGTGTGCCCCACCTCCGCCTTTGCCTCGAAGTCCGCTTTTTTCAACTTCACTGGTGACTTCATCGGGGCTCATAGAAAAGAGTTTTTCTAAAGAAGCATATCTACCATTTTCTCTCGCTACTGGCAGAGTATAGGCTTCTGGTATATCAAAGTTTTTACTGACCAGTTTAACGACCATTTTGAAGCTCCTCTAAAAGAGCATCGAGCTTTTCAACGGTCAGATTTTCGATGTAGTCATCATTGAGGCGCATACAAGGACTTGTACCACATGATCCTAAACACTCGACCAAAGAGAGAGTGAATTTACCATCTTGGCTTGTTTCGCCAGCTTTAATGCCAAGGCGATTTTGTAAATGTTCTTGCAACGTTTTAGAACCAGCCAACATACATGAAAGTGTTTTGCATAATTGCAGATGGTAGGTTCCGATGGGTTGAAGGTTGAACATCGTGTAAAATGAAGCAACGGAGTAAACATCCATTGCTGAACATTCTAGTTTTTTGGCAATGTAACTCATTGCATCTAAGCTAATCCAGCCTTCTTGGTACTGTACCATCCATAACGAGGGGAGCATTAAGGAGTTTTTGTTAGGGTAGCGCTCTAATAGCGCATTAAATTTTTCCTCATTGGCGTGATTGAATGAAAAGGTATTCATCGATCCAACTCTCCTGCGATGATATTGAGACTTCCTAAGGTTAAAACAGCATCGGCAATCATACTTCCTTCGATGATGCGTGGATACGCAGCCATTGCATAAAAGCAAGGAGGTCGTACTTTCACTTTATAAGGAGTGCCACTCCCATCACTGATAATAAAAAAGCCAAGTTCTCCATTAGCTCCTTCGATAGCACGGTAATACTCCATTGGTGGAACTTTAACACCTTCATAAATGAGCTTGAATTGGTTCATCAACCCTTCGATGTTTGAGTAAACCTCTTTTTTAGACGGCAAAGAAATCGCATGATCTTGTACGCAAATAGGGCCTTCTGGAAGCCTTTGCATCGCTTGATGGATAATACGTGTACTTTGACGTATTTCTTCAAAGCGCACCATCATTCTATCGTACACATCTCCGACACTACCAAGGGCTATGTCAAAGTCAAAGGTCTCGTAGTGATAATACGGTGCAGTGACTCTCAGGTCATAAGCAATTCCAGATGCTCTAAGATTGGGACCGCTAAGACCACGGTTGATGGCATCTTCTTTGGTGATAATACCTACATTTTGTGTTCTATCGTGGAAAATGCGGTTGTGTTCGATGAGCTTGAGTGTTTCACCCACACCTTGCTCGATTTCTTTAAGGCAAACGCTTAAGTCATGCTCAAAACCATCGTATAAGTCATGACTCATACCGCCAATGCGCATATACGAATTTGTCAGGCGCGCCCCAGTTAATTTAGAGAGGAGGTCATACACTTTTTCACGTGGATTGTAAAGGTACCAGTAGTTGGTAAGTGCGCCCATATCGACTAAAATAGCAGCTAAACAGACTAAATGATCGATGATACGTGAAAGCTCACCGATGATAACGCGAATAAACTTGGCACGTTCAGGTAAATCAACCCCTAAAATACCCTCAACAGCATGAGCAAAACCGATGTTGTTCAGAATAGCGGAGCAGTAATTAAGCCTGTCGGTATAAGGGATGATTTGATTGTAGGTATGATTTTCGCACGATTTCTCAAAACCTCGATGGAGGTAACCGATCTCGCTGACTGCACAGGTAATGTTCTCACCATCGAGTGCCACAAAGGTACGAATAGTTCCATGACTTGCAGGGTGTGCAGGACCTAGATTAAGAAACATCAACTCTTCTTGTGAAGAGTACCCTTTGGTTTTAAGTCTTGGAGTCATCTCATCCATCAAATCGTCACTCTTATGACAGAGTTGTCCTTGTGTGATGGGATAGTCTTTGCGTAAAGGATGCCCTACAAACTCTTTGTGATTGAGGATGCGCTTTAAATTAGGATGATTTTTAAAGTGGATGCCGTATTGGTCCCAAATTTCGCGTTCCGCCCAATTGGCACTTTTGAAAAGTGATGTGATGCTTTGCGTTGCAAGCGAGCTATCAATGTAGGTTTTAAGTGTGATGAGGTTTTGAAAATGCTGATCTCGTAAAATATAAATAATCGCAAAACGTTCGGGTTGGTTTTTTTGATGCAAATAATCAACTGCCGTCATATCGACCAAAAACGTATAGTCGTCTTTTTCAAAAAGGAGTTGTAATGCTTGTAAAATCAGCTCTTTTGGAAGAACAAATGCACCGTTGCTATCGACACGGTAGTGTTCTTGGAAGAGTGCTTTAAACGCTTTAGGCACCAAGTACTCCTTTAAAAACGCGTTTCGCACGGTCTTCTAACAAGCTTTGTGAGGCTTGAATTTTTTGAATCTCTAAAAGCGCATCTAAAAATGCTTCCGGACGAGGAGGGCATCCTGCCACATAAACATCCACAGGAATGATGCTATCAATACCTTGCATGGTGGTATAGTTATCGTAAAATCCACCACTGCAGGCACACGCCCCAGCACTGATGACCCATTTTGGTTCACTCATTTGGTCATAAATCTTTTTCAAAATAGGTGCTTGTTTATAGCTGATCGTGCCAGCGATGATGAGTAAATCAGCTTGTCGTGGAGAAAAGCGTACGACTTCTGCGCCGAAGCGGGAGATGTCATACTTACTGCTTGCCACACTCATAAATTCAATGGCACAACACGCTGTTCCAAAAATATAAGGCCACATAGAAGATTCTCTTGCCCATGCAATGGCACTGTCAAGTTTTGTGGTGATGAGGCTTTCCCCGAAAATCGCTTCTGCTCCTACTGCCATGTGAGTGCCTTAATACGGTAGATGTAGATAAGTCCAAAAAGAAGTAAACCGATAAAAGTAAACATCTCAAAGAGTCCTAAAAAAGAGAGTTCTCTTACATTTACAGCCCATGGAAACATAAAGACAATTTCGACATCGAAAAGAACAAATAAAATTGCAACAAGGTAAAACTTAGCGCTAAAACGGCTTTCACTACTTCCTACAGGAGAGCTAATACCACTTTCGTACACACTGTTTTTTGCTTTATTTCCAACGTTTGAAGGTCCAAACTTTTTACTGAGTAGAAAAAGTGTGGGAAGAAGAATAACCAGTAGAGCGACGATACATGAAGCCAAAATGAGTTCTAAGGACATGAGCGCATCTTTTATTGAAATTGATCCATATTAGCCAAAGAATTTTAAAATATACGTAAAAAAAGAAAATCAATTTTTGTTTGCTGAACAGAGGAGGTCTTAAGTGATTTTTTTATAAAATAGGCTCCAAAAATCGTAATGAATTAATGAATAAGAGGGGATGTATGCGCTATCTGGTCTTTTTATCTCTGTGTGCCTTGGCTTTATATGCTGCAACGGCTGAAGATATTTATAAAATTTACAAAACAAAAGGTATCAATGCTGTCGAGGATTTTCTCAAAAAAGAGTTTGAATCCAAAGAGGTAAAAGAAGTACCTGTTAAAGAAGTTAAAAAAGAGAAAGAAGAGCCTAAAGAGCCTGTGGTTAAGTTGGGTCAGAAAAAACAACCTAAACTCAAAATGCCAACCGAAAAAGAGTCAATGGCACGTGATTATTGGTTGAAGCAACTTAAAGGCGTCGAAGTTGGTTATGGTTACTATGAAGATGTTGAGTCACTAATTGTATGTGAAAAAGATCGTAAACGTTGTGAAGTGTACCACAATGAAGACGATGGTCTAAAACTTGTTCGTGCGCACGATGATGTTATTATGGGTAAAAGTGGTGACAAAATTAAACGAGGTGATCTTAAAACTCCAGTAGGTGTTTATGAAATCACTAAACGTTTTAAACCGATGGATCAATTCTATGGACCATTGGCATTTGTCCTTTCTTATCCGAACTTATTTGATGTCTTAAGAGGCAAAAACGGTGATGGTATTTGGATTCATGGTATGCCTATAGATGGTAAAGATCGTGATGATAGAACCAAAGGTTGTGTTGCGTTTGAAAACAACCAACTTGTTATCCTTGATACTGAGATTAACGCACAAAGTGCAGTTGTTATCATTGGAGAATCTAAAGTTCCTAAAATGTCTCGTGAAAATGTTGCAACGATTTTGACAGAAGTATATAAATGGCAACATTCTTGGAAAGTTAATGATATTAATGCCTATTTGAATTTTTACTCCAATGACTTTAAAAAGTCCGATGGATCAGGAAAAGTACAATTCTCAAATATGAAAAAGCAGATTTTCTCTCGTAAAGAGAATAAATCAATTGTATTCGAACATATCAGTGTTGCACCTTATCCAACAGTGGATGAGCGTAGACTCTTTAAAGTTTCATTTTTCCAAACCTATAAAAGCCCATCATTTGCTTCAAAAGGTGAAAAAGAACTTTATATCGAGTTAGTTGGCGACAAAATGCAGATTTTGGCAGAAAAATAAGGTTCACATATGAATCCAAATGAAATAGATATTGATAAAGAGCTTGAAAAACTTATCGAAGCAAGAGATGCATTTATGGCTTACTTTGATGAAAATGTTCCAAAAGACAAAAATGGCATAGCCTTTGATTTTTCAAATCATCCAACCTTGGATGCAAAAACAGTGTATGAGCATTTCTATAAACTTGATTACCAAGCCCGAAAAATTCGTGGTTTTGTAATTCGTAACCTTGGGGTGAAAGCGTAGAGATATGGCATTTATTACGATTAATAAGGCGCACTTTTTTCACAATCTTGATGTGTTGTGCGCAAAAGCTGGGGGCAAAACAAAGCTCATGGCGGTATTGAAAGATAATGCTTATGGGCATGATCTTAGACTTATGGCATCTCTTGCTTCAGAGTACGGTTTAAAAAGAGCTGCAGTTAAAAATATCTCAGAAGCAGAGCAGATTGCTGATCTTTTTGAAGAGGTTTTGGTCTTGGTCGATCATCCCACTTCTGAAAAACTTTCTCCTTCTATTTCTCTTGCAGCGCATTCATATGAGGCGTTGCAAGCGCTACCTTCTGGAACTTCCATTCATCTGAGTTTTGATTCTGGTATGCATCGCAATGGCATCAAAGAAGATCAAATCGATGAAGCGATGGCTTTAATTTATGCTAAAAAACTTCATTTAAAAGGTGTCTTCACACACTTTAGAAGTTCCGATGAACTCAGTAGCGAATTTTTCTGGCAAAGAGCCAATTTTGAACGTGCTAAGAAACGTATTAAAGCATTGATTGAACAGTATCAATTACCTCACGCCTTGTTTCATTCATGCAATTCATCTGCACTCCTTCGAACACATACTATAGGTGATGATGACTATGCGAGAACAGGTATTGCGATGTATGGTTATACAACGTTAGATCCTCTAATTGCTACATTTGATCTTAAACCCGTCCTTGCGTTATGGGCAGAAAAACTCAGCTCTCGTGTACTCAAAAAAGGTGAACGTGTTGGCTATGGCGGTGTGTATGAAGCACCAGTGGATGAAGTGATCTCAACGTATGATATCGGTTATGGAGATGGTTTTTTCCGTTTTGATGGCTCTTCTCCTATCGCGATGGCAGATGGAAGCCTTACAAAAGGGCGTATGTCTATGGATAGCTTTTGTCTTGGTGGTGATGCGCAAAAGGTATGTATGTTCGAAGATGCTAATCCTTTAGCAAAACAGTTTCACACCATTAGCTACGAGATTATCACCAAACTCTATCCCGCGTTAAAACGCGTTGTGATTTAACTC includes the following:
- the nuoD gene encoding NADH dehydrogenase (quinone) subunit D, coding for MPKAFKALFQEHYRVDSNGAFVLPKELILQALQLLFEKDDYTFLVDMTAVDYLHQKNQPERFAIIYILRDQHFQNLITLKTYIDSSLATQSITSLFKSANWAEREIWDQYGIHFKNHPNLKRILNHKEFVGHPLRKDYPITQGQLCHKSDDLMDEMTPRLKTKGYSSQEELMFLNLGPAHPASHGTIRTFVALDGENITCAVSEIGYLHRGFEKSCENHTYNQIIPYTDRLNYCSAILNNIGFAHAVEGILGVDLPERAKFIRVIIGELSRIIDHLVCLAAILVDMGALTNYWYLYNPREKVYDLLSKLTGARLTNSYMRIGGMSHDLYDGFEHDLSVCLKEIEQGVGETLKLIEHNRIFHDRTQNVGIITKEDAINRGLSGPNLRASGIAYDLRVTAPYYHYETFDFDIALGSVGDVYDRMMVRFEEIRQSTRIIHQAMQRLPEGPICVQDHAISLPSKKEVYSNIEGLMNQFKLIYEGVKVPPMEYYRAIEGANGELGFFIISDGSGTPYKVKVRPPCFYAMAAYPRIIEGSMIADAVLTLGSLNIIAGELDR
- a CDS encoding NADH-quinone oxidoreductase subunit B, whose product is MAVGAEAIFGESLITTKLDSAIAWARESSMWPYIFGTACCAIEFMSVASSKYDISRFGAEVVRFSPRQADLLIIAGTISYKQAPILKKIYDQMSEPKWVISAGACACSGGFYDNYTTMQGIDSIIPVDVYVAGCPPRPEAFLDALLEIQKIQASQSLLEDRAKRVFKGVLGA
- a CDS encoding NADH-quinone oxidoreductase subunit A; this encodes MSLELILASCIVALLVILLPTLFLLSKKFGPSNVGNKAKNSVYESGISSPVGSSESRFSAKFYLVAILFVLFDVEIVFMFPWAVNVRELSFLGLFEMFTFIGLLLFGLIYIYRIKALTWQ
- a CDS encoding murein L,D-transpeptidase family protein, producing the protein MRYLVFLSLCALALYAATAEDIYKIYKTKGINAVEDFLKKEFESKEVKEVPVKEVKKEKEEPKEPVVKLGQKKQPKLKMPTEKESMARDYWLKQLKGVEVGYGYYEDVESLIVCEKDRKRCEVYHNEDDGLKLVRAHDDVIMGKSGDKIKRGDLKTPVGVYEITKRFKPMDQFYGPLAFVLSYPNLFDVLRGKNGDGIWIHGMPIDGKDRDDRTKGCVAFENNQLVILDTEINAQSAVVIIGESKVPKMSRENVATILTEVYKWQHSWKVNDINAYLNFYSNDFKKSDGSGKVQFSNMKKQIFSRKENKSIVFEHISVAPYPTVDERRLFKVSFFQTYKSPSFASKGEKELYIELVGDKMQILAEK
- a CDS encoding alanine racemase, which encodes MAFITINKAHFFHNLDVLCAKAGGKTKLMAVLKDNAYGHDLRLMASLASEYGLKRAAVKNISEAEQIADLFEEVLVLVDHPTSEKLSPSISLAAHSYEALQALPSGTSIHLSFDSGMHRNGIKEDQIDEAMALIYAKKLHLKGVFTHFRSSDELSSEFFWQRANFERAKKRIKALIEQYQLPHALFHSCNSSALLRTHTIGDDDYARTGIAMYGYTTLDPLIATFDLKPVLALWAEKLSSRVLKKGERVGYGGVYEAPVDEVISTYDIGYGDGFFRFDGSSPIAMADGSLTKGRMSMDSFCLGGDAQKVCMFEDANPLAKQFHTISYEIITKLYPALKRVVI